Proteins encoded by one window of Enterococcus saccharolyticus subsp. saccharolyticus:
- a CDS encoding dihydrodipicolinate synthase family protein, producing the protein MKNMLHCSYHIAVPTAFFQNEELNIPATMQHILYLQKQGVSSVLVCGSTGEQHSLTLEEKLQLIEAIEHMDLLEDFEILFGVASIRQKEALLLAQAVNRTTKIAGALVGFPPYILPSQQEAKKYMYALASIIAKPIILYNNPKRTGFDLAIDSVNELIQIPQVIGLKEAGDYHRIAQVILSETPFDFYAGGEINLPEKVAAGFTRLSSIGGNLYPKEIEEWFQTLLHGEKQEFLQQSALDDVLHGNVLPALKKAISEKEQIAMGVTRAPLGNE; encoded by the coding sequence ATGAAAAACATGTTACATTGTTCCTACCATATTGCTGTCCCTACGGCCTTTTTTCAAAATGAAGAATTGAATATTCCAGCAACGATGCAACATATTCTTTATTTGCAAAAACAAGGCGTCTCATCAGTCTTAGTTTGTGGTTCAACCGGTGAACAGCATAGTCTCACGCTGGAGGAAAAACTACAATTAATCGAAGCAATTGAACACATGGACTTACTAGAAGATTTTGAAATTCTTTTTGGCGTTGCAAGTATTCGTCAAAAAGAGGCTCTTTTATTAGCCCAAGCCGTCAATCGTACAACTAAAATTGCAGGTGCTTTGGTCGGTTTTCCGCCATATATTCTACCTAGTCAACAAGAAGCGAAAAAATATATGTATGCATTAGCTAGTATTATTGCAAAACCGATTATTTTATACAACAATCCCAAGCGAACAGGATTTGATTTAGCGATTGATTCCGTCAACGAGCTTATCCAAATTCCACAGGTCATTGGATTAAAAGAAGCTGGAGATTACCATCGCATCGCACAAGTTATCTTGTCCGAAACCCCGTTTGATTTCTATGCAGGTGGGGAGATAAATTTGCCAGAGAAAGTTGCAGCAGGTTTTACTAGATTGTCTTCGATTGGTGGCAATCTTTACCCAAAAGAAATCGAAGAATGGTTTCAAACCCTGTTACATGGAGAAAAGCAAGAATTTCTTCAACAATCGGCACTAGATGACGTGTTACATGGGAATGTACTACCGGCACTGAAAAAAGCAATTAGCGAGAAAGAACAAATTGCCATGGGTGTGACTCGTGCGCCATTGGGAAATGAATAG
- a CDS encoding ROK family protein: protein MSKNKNLIRDKNLAVLKSFLFTKGTALKAEMAKETGISVVTINTLVKELVEKKIILEGDLVQPPLGRPAICYHFNYDQQHFLLLSIQEKKAAIHRTLEIVGKIVNLAGEIKYEKNIDFTEISLDFFLDTLNHFVQLDIAFTKIGLSFPGKIYHGVVLSSWESLFDQWEFEKAWAKQSTIPLLIQNDTHLLTVGTSIQQKLSKTETIVGIFYPENSMPGITIYANGSLIEGGHNLAGEAKFLPHLIDSPTPETPKELTTNLLEILAIYNAVIAPDRFVISADSVTETTIQQAVEQSVILDKQINQPQLLFVDDFQTALTYGLRWLVTTDSIYQL from the coding sequence ATGTCAAAAAACAAAAATCTAATTAGAGATAAAAATTTAGCTGTACTTAAATCTTTCCTTTTTACTAAAGGGACAGCATTAAAAGCTGAAATGGCCAAAGAGACCGGGATTAGCGTGGTGACTATTAATACATTAGTCAAAGAGTTAGTGGAGAAAAAAATTATTCTTGAAGGAGATTTGGTGCAACCACCTTTAGGACGTCCGGCAATTTGCTATCACTTTAATTATGATCAACAACATTTTTTATTGCTTAGTATTCAAGAGAAAAAAGCAGCAATTCATCGAACCTTAGAAATTGTTGGTAAAATTGTTAATTTAGCAGGGGAAATCAAATATGAAAAAAATATTGATTTCACAGAGATTTCTTTAGACTTCTTTCTTGATACCTTAAATCATTTTGTTCAATTAGATATTGCTTTCACTAAAATTGGCTTGTCTTTTCCAGGGAAAATTTATCACGGTGTAGTGTTATCCAGTTGGGAAAGTCTATTTGATCAGTGGGAATTTGAGAAAGCTTGGGCCAAACAGTCTACAATTCCGCTTCTGATTCAAAATGATACCCACCTCCTAACAGTGGGTACTAGCATCCAACAAAAACTTAGCAAAACAGAAACGATTGTGGGTATTTTTTATCCAGAAAACAGTATGCCTGGTATTACCATTTATGCCAATGGAAGCCTGATTGAAGGTGGACATAACTTAGCAGGAGAAGCAAAATTCTTGCCCCATTTGATTGATTCACCGACACCTGAAACCCCTAAGGAACTCACAACTAATTTATTAGAAATTTTAGCAATTTATAATGCCGTCATCGCCCCCGACCGATTTGTTATTTCTGCTGATTCTGTCACAGAAACAACCATTCAACAAGCAGTCGAACAATCCGTGATTTTAGACAAACAAATCAATCAACCGCAATTATTGTTTGTCGATGATTTTCAAACCGCTTTGACTTATGGTTTGCGTTGGTTAGTAACTACTGACAGTATTTATCAACTATAA